The stretch of DNA ACTCTCGTTCGAGACCTTTGGCGGTTCAGTGAAAAACGAGATTCAGATCGAGGGCACTCCGTTCCGGATCGAGTTGTTTCGGTTGACCGATCAGCCCTTCGACCGAGCACGTTTCGATCGTCGCCGAAAGGTCGCACTAGGTGGTGACGAGGTTTGGATCCCGACACCCGAAGACGTGATTTTGCAAAAGCTGACTTGGTCCCGCCCCAAAGACCAAGAAGACGTTTTGGGCGTGATCGCGGTTAATCACGAAACTCTCGATCGAGAGTACCTCAATCAGTGGGCCGAGCAACTTGGTCTCACCGAGGAGCTTGCAGCCGCCTGGAAATTGGCGACGGAACACTCTTGACGCAGAGCGTAACAAGCGTTGTCAACTCGTCCTGCTCTGGCGGGCGATCGTAAAGATTGCTCGCTGAATCTCGGACGAAACCTCATCCCAAAGCCCGATCATTTCGCGAAGCAAAACGTCGCTTTCATTTGCTGCACCCACCGCTTCGGAAACATCCGTTTCACCCGTGTTCTCGGTGGTCGTGCTGTTCCTGCCGGGACTCGAATCTGGACGAGCTATTGGCAGCTACGTGGTGAAGGCTTTGTTTCCTTCAATTTTACAATGCTCTCAAGACTTGAGCACTTACCGAGAGTTAGCGGGCGATGGCAACTGCCAAATGAAAACGACGTCGCGGTGACCGTTGGGTCGTAGTTGCGTACACGCGTTCTTGAATTCGGGCGGTCGTTGGCGTTTGGCTTCCATCGGATGACTCCGAAGCGGGCAACTGGTGAGGCGATACAATTGGGCGATGACGATGCGTCCGCGGGGTTGCCCCTAGACGCCTTTCCGAACGTCCATCGCCATTGCCTGACCTTCCGATTCGGTAGCTGGTATCTTATTCCTGTTCCGCTTTGTTCCCCCTTCCGCCCACTTCCCGTTTCGATGGAGTATTCCCGTCACGTTCACTCCTTCATCTAAGCCGACGCCATCCAAACCGACGCCATCCAAGCCAACACCGTGCGGCCGAACCTATTGGGTGATTGACGATCGGTTGCTTGCTGGTGCCTATCCCGGTCGCCCGGATCCAGCAGATCATCGCCAGCGAATTAAGTCGCTGTATGACGCTGGCATGCGGACGTTCATCAACTTGCAAGAAGAGAACGAAACGAACAACTCCGGCGTGCCGTTTGTTCGCTACGACGATGAACTGCGGCGACTCGCCGACGAAGGGAACGAACAAATTGCTCACCTGCGTTTTCCGATCCCAGACGGCGGAAGAACGTCCGTCGATCGAATGCGAAGCATCCTCGATGCGATCGACCTGTCACTCGCAGCCGAGCGTCCCGTTTACGTTCACTGCTTCGGCGGGATGGGACGAACCGGGTCAACGGTTTGTTGTTGGCTGCTACGACATGGTCTCGCGACGCCTGACAACGTGCTGAGTTTGCTGACGCAATTACGACAAGCCGACGTGGAACGAGCGAGCTGGAAAGCGCCGGAAAACGAAACCCAAGAAAGCTTTGTTCTGTCGTGGGCCAACCAGCAAAACAGCTAGTCATGGTACGAATCAACGTGCTGTTCGTGTGCAGCAAGAACCAGTGGCGGAGCCCGACGGCGGAGGCGATCTATCGTAACGATGATCGCGTTTCGGTTCGTTCACGCGGCACGGCAAAGTCAGCGGTACAAACGATTCGGCCGAGCGACATCGTTTGGGCGGACGTGGTTTTCGTGATGGAAGACAAACATCGCCAGCGGATCTTGGCCGACTTCCCAGGCGAGGCGAAGTTCAAGCCGGTGCATGTGCTGGATATCCCCGACGATTACCAGTTCATGGACGACGAACTGGTGGAGTTGATCCGGTTATCGGTGGAGCCGATCATCGAACGACTCAACCGGAGTTCATCAAGACCGGACGAATGAAGTGGTCAAGGGTGCGATTGCGACGAGAGCGTTTCACTTGCAACTTCACGCTACGATAGGACAACGATCGCATGAACCATAATGCACTCGTTCGCGAAATCCGCAGGCACAAGCCGATCGGGCTGAGTGACACAAGACAGCGCGGCGGCACGATCTTGGCTGCCAACACCAAATACACTCGACGAATTCCGCTGAGGTTTGTGAAATGAAAAACCACCTGCCCACCGTGACGATCTTCATTACTGCCGCGTCGTGGGCTGGATTTGCGATTTGGTTGGGTGTCAATCCGAATGCGTTGTTGGGGGCGTTTGGCATCGAGGATCGCACGCCGCAGATGGCGACGGAAATTCGTGCATTTTATGGCGGGCTCGAAATGGCGATCGCGGTTGCAATGATCGTGCTCTGGCGACGCGGTGATACGTTTGCTTCGCTACTGATTGGCGGGTTGCCGTTGCTGGGATCGGCGAGCGGTCGCTTGGTTGGATCGGTCGTCGACGGATTCTCGATGATGCACTTGGGGTTCGCGGGATTGGAACTGCTCGGCGCGGCGTTTTGCTTCGTGGGGGCGCAGATGGTTTCACGCGGTGAACATGGCGATTGAACAGGATTCAGCGTGCAAGGTTCTTGGTCTCAATCGTCCAATCCGGATCGCGTTCCAACTCGATGTCCTCCCCGGCGAACATCTTGGCGGCAGCTTGCTTTCCTTTGAGATGCCAATCGAGCCAAGCAAGGGCCACGGGGGCATACTCTCCGCCGTGTGGCCGCCGGTAAGTTCCT from Rubripirellula amarantea encodes:
- a CDS encoding DUF4345 family protein yields the protein MKNHLPTVTIFITAASWAGFAIWLGVNPNALLGAFGIEDRTPQMATEIRAFYGGLEMAIAVAMIVLWRRGDTFASLLIGGLPLLGSASGRLVGSVVDGFSMMHLGFAGLELLGAAFCFVGAQMVSRGEHGD
- a CDS encoding nucleotidyltransferase, translated to MKLQEAVSRIITALNDAGLEFMLVGSFSSMYYSFPRSTTDADFVIGTSDWDSQGLAKSLGNEFKFDPQLSFETFGGSVKNEIQIEGTPFRIELFRLTDQPFDRARFDRRRKVALGGDEVWIPTPEDVILQKLTWSRPKDQEDVLGVIAVNHETLDREYLNQWAEQLGLTEELAAAWKLATEHS
- a CDS encoding low molecular weight protein tyrosine phosphatase family protein, translating into MVRINVLFVCSKNQWRSPTAEAIYRNDDRVSVRSRGTAKSAVQTIRPSDIVWADVVFVMEDKHRQRILADFPGEAKFKPVHVLDIPDDYQFMDDELVELIRLSVEPIIERLNRSSSRPDE
- a CDS encoding protein-tyrosine phosphatase family protein; protein product: MIDDRLLAGAYPGRPDPADHRQRIKSLYDAGMRTFINLQEENETNNSGVPFVRYDDELRRLADEGNEQIAHLRFPIPDGGRTSVDRMRSILDAIDLSLAAERPVYVHCFGGMGRTGSTVCCWLLRHGLATPDNVLSLLTQLRQADVERASWKAPENETQESFVLSWANQQNS